A genomic segment from Osmerus mordax isolate fOsmMor3 chromosome 5, fOsmMor3.pri, whole genome shotgun sequence encodes:
- the LOC136943313 gene encoding neurofilament medium polypeptide-like, translating into MNEKEQLHGLNDRFAGFIEKVRNLEHQNQLREREIEDIRQKAQSPSVAQEFEVELRDLRNLVQDITLQKCQIEMEHENLEEDFQILKKYDKEACKRSDADNSYVVLKRYANDAYLAKRQMEKKAQSLVDEITFLKKIHEVEVSETVAQINEAQVKVKSHNSGKPDLSAALQDIRAQLEGHAVSDIQQVDECFRAQFVKLTKATESNREALKATTLEIQENRRRLQGKNIELDCPKGTKEGLERQLRELEERHNKEMIHYQDAIKQLEKYLINAKFDMSGHLREYQDLLNVKMALDVEILSYRKLLEGEETRLSTMSVPSLHLAMPFQARGPTRRVEPQYKFVEENITETTREVAISEFEESGSEENIGGEAGDQGEGGEAQMGSSDGKQGKHADEEIPEEEVEKVTKVQKVEISSQDMEHANPDSSEIRSEVIMSNGEKEKGDTADAESEKKYGYEDPLKKKETQPQVLVSDDDKDMLQEDSKSTKSRLTKETTESTEYKKAQDFTTKTPENKEKVTEIRKKVESQKKETVSKGMALSVDDRTVSEAKTSPNSDENEKINSESQAKTGLIESQELEKQVVAAVENKDLSKVVPDSTRTTKILEIVKEPEKVRDPKDAS; encoded by the exons ATGAACGAGAAAGAGCAACTGCATGGACTTAACGACCGCTTTGCTGGGTTCATAGAAAAGGTGCGTAATTTAGAGCACCAGAATCAATTACGAGAGAGGGAAATCGAGGACATCAGACAAAAGGCGCAATCCCCCTCTGTGGCACAAGAATTCGAAGTGGAGCTCAGGGACCTCAGAAATCTAGTTCAAGACATTACCCTTCAGAAGTGTCAGATCGAAATGGAACACGAGAACCTGGAGGAAGATTTTCAGATCTTGAAGAAATATGACAAAGAGGCGTGTAAAAGATCCGATGCCGATAACAGCTATGTGGTGTTAAAAAGGTATGCGAATGACGCATACCTGGCAAAACGTCAGATGGAAAAGAAAGCTCAGTCTCTAGTAGACGAGATTACGTTCCTTAAAAAAATACATGAGGTTGAGGTGTCAGAGACGGTCGCCCAGATCAACGAGGCTCAAGTAAAGGTGAAATCACACAACTCTGGAAAACCAGACCTTAGTGCGGCTCTCCAGGACATCCGGGCACAGCTGGAAGGTCATGCCGTATCTGACATCCAGCAGGTAGACGAATGTTTCCGTGCTCAGTTTGTAAAATTGACCAAGGCGACTGAGAGCAACAGAGAAGCGCTGAAAGCCACAACACTCGAAATCCAGGAGAACAGAAGACGCCTGCAGGGAAAGAACATTGAGTTGGACTGCCCGAAAGGCACAAAGGAAGGTTTGGAAAGGCAACTTCGTGAATTGGAGGAGCGCCACAACAAGGAAATGATTCATTATCAG GATGCCATTAAACAGCTGGAAAAGTATCTTATTAATGCCAAGTTTGACATGTCTGGCCACCTTAGAGAATATCAGGACTTGCTAAATGTAAAGATGGCACTGGATGTTGAGATCCTGTCTTACAG GAAACtcctggagggtgaggagacccGCCTGTCCACCATGTCAG TCCCCAGTCTACACCTTGCCATGCCTTTCCAGGCAAGGGGGCCAACTCGCAGGGTAGAGCCCCAGTACAAATTTGTTGAGGAAAACATAACCGAGACCACCAGGGAGGTTGCGATATCTGAGTTCGAAGAGTCTGGGTCAGAGGAGAACATTGGCGGAGAGGCAGGGGACCAAGGGGAGGGTGGCGAAGCGCAGATGGGGAGCAGTGATGGGAAGCAGGGGAAGCATGCAGATGAGGAAATTCCAGAAGAGGAGGTTGAGAAAGTGACTAAAGTTCAGAAGGTAGAAATATCATCACAGGATATGGAACATGCAAATCCAGACAGCtctg AAATCAGATCAGAGGTCATCATGAGCAACggggaaaaggagaaaggtGACACAGCAGATGCTGAAAGTGAGAAAAAATATGGATATGAAGATCCactgaagaaaaaagaaacccAACCACAGGTTCTTGTGAGTGATGACGACAAAGATATGCTCCAAGAGGACAGCAAGTCCACTAAGAGTAGGCTAACCAAGGAAACAACAGAGTCAACTGAGTATAAGAAAGCACAAGATTTCACAACCAAAACACCTGAAAATAAGGAAAAAGTCACAGAAATCCGCAAGAAAGTAGAAAGCCAGAAAAAAGAGACTGTTAGTAAGGGGATGGCATTGTCAGTAGATGACAGAACAGTAAGTGAAGCAAAGACATCTCCCAATTCAGATGAGAATGAAAAGATCAACAGTGAGAGTCAAGCTAAAACAGGTCTGATAGAATCTCAAGAGTTAGAGAAACAGGTAGTTGCAGCAGTGGAAAACAAAGACTTGAGCAAGGTGGTGCCAGACAGCACCAGAACTACAAAAATATTAGAGATTGTCAAAGAACCTGAAAAGGTGAGAGATCCTAAAGATGCATCTTAA